The Vicia villosa cultivar HV-30 ecotype Madison, WI unplaced genomic scaffold, Vvil1.0 ctg.000920F_1_1, whole genome shotgun sequence genome has a window encoding:
- the LOC131632234 gene encoding probable pinoresinol-lariciresinol reductase 3 — MEKSKILIIGATGSLGYHLAESSLKFCHPTFALVRDSSFSDPTKSHKLQCLSHAGVTLLKGSLQDETSLVEAVKLVDVVICAVSAKQTLQQKLLIRVIKQLGSIKRFVPSEFGSDPTKAKVCELEDGYNFYAPKIEIRKLVESEGIPYTFISCNFFMKVLLPSLVQPGLEAPPRDKVTIFGDGDTEGVFMQESDVADFTINAVEDPRTLNKVLYLRPSGNVCSLNELVELWETKIGKKLERLHVSEEDLLEKIKETTFPANFEMLFIYSAFIKGDHTYFDIDSSFGVNGTELYPQLRYTTISEFLDTLM, encoded by the exons ATGGAAAAGAGCAAAATTCTGATAATTGGTGCTACGGGAAGTCTCGGTTACCATTTAGCAGAATCAAGCCTCAAATTTTGTCACCCAACATTTGCTCTTGTTAGAGATTCTTCTTTTTCCGACCCAACCAAATCCCATAAACTTCAATGCCTTTCCCATGCCGGAGTCACCCTTCTCAAa GGTTCTCTCCAAGATGAAACTAGCCTCGTTGAAGCTGTGAAGCTAGTAGATGTTGTAATTTGCGCTGTTTCAGCTAAACAGACTCTGCAGCAAAAGCTTCTCATTAGGGTTATTAAGCAACTTGGTTCAATCAAG AGGTTCGTTCCGTCTGAATTCGGCTCGGATCCTACCAAGGCTAAAGTATGCGAACTCGAAGATGGCTATAACTTCTATGCACCCAAAATTGAGATTAGGAAACTTGTGGAGTCGGAAGGCATTCCTTATACTTTCATATCATGCAATTTCTTTATGAAAGTTTTGCTTCCTTCTCTCGTTCAACCTGGCTTAGAAGCTCCTCCTAGGGACAAAGTCACCATATTCGGCGATGGCGATACAGAAG GCGTGTTTATGCAGGAAAGTGATGTTGCTGACTTTACTATCAACGCGGTTGAGGATCCCCGCACGTTGAATAAAGTTTTGTATTTGAGACCTTCTGGAAATGTTTGTTCTTTGAATGAGCTGGTTGAGTTGTGGGAAACTAAAATTGGGAAGAAGCTTGAGAGGTTGCATGTCTCAGAAGAAGATCTGCTTGAGAAAATCAAAG AAACAACTTTCCCTGCAAACTTCGAGATGCTTTTTATATATTCTGCTTTCATAAAGGGAGATCACACATACTTTGATATTGACTCTTCCTTTGGTGTGAATGGTACCGAACTATATCCACAGCTGAGATATACCACAATCAGTGAATTTTTAGACACACTTAtgtag